AGAGGGTAGATTATGGAGTCGGCAACTAGAGCTATACTTGGGTGTGCATGAGCGTAAATTGCGCTTGTTTACAGCGGATAACATCTTGATTCCTTCACCAGAGGAGCGAGTCGAGGAAATGGAGCAGACAATCGAGCGCTTACGAGAACAGTTGCGATCGCAAGGTATTGAACCTGAAAGTTAAGTTTTGCCAACAAGTGGTAACAACAATTCGGGCAACTGTTGCAAAATCAACTCATCAGTAATTGGTCCGCGAATATTACTTCCCCAAAGCTGATAATCAACAAAAAATATGCGGTTTTCTTGAAAAGTTTTCATCGTTTTTAAAAGTGGATGCTGACTCCATGCTTGCTTTAACTCCTTTTCTGGGTTGTATAAACCTTCTGTCCAGCCAATAACAAAAATTAAATCTGTATCAATCGTGGGTAAAACTTCAAGCGAAATCTGCGCCCATGTATCGGGTGTCGTTGGTATAGGATTAACAATTTCAAATCCGATCGCATTCATTAATTCCCCTGCGGTACTATCAGGCGCGACTGAAACTTGACTTGCTAATTGATTCGTACTAATCACAAGAACGCGAGGGTACGCCGCAACCACAGGAGCTAATTTTTCACGCGCAGTTGCTAACTGTTGGGGAAATGCTGCAAGTAATTTTTTTGCAGCAGCTTCACGATCGAGTGCTTGAGCAATTCCTGTGATATCGTTTGTCCAATGCTGATTCTCACCTTTCGTATCGTCAAAAAGAAGCGTTGGGGCAATTTTTGAGAAAAGTTGGTATCGATCTTGATGCAACCAACTTTCGCCGATAATGACATCAGGTTTGAGTTGCACCAAAGTCTCTAAAGATGGGTTTTGGCGATCGCCTAAATTAACTGGTTGTGTTGTCATACGATTTCCTAAATGAGGAATTTGTGTTGCTGGGTTGTCAAAACGCGGTAAATTTAATCGCACCGTCTCAGCATACGCCGCAGGTTGCACGCCCAAAGCCAAAATACTATCTAAAATATGCGGACTCAGCGCCGCAACTTTTTCAGGTTGACCACAAACTTGCGTTTCACCCATTTCGTGTTTTACTAAGCGACATCCTGATGATGCAACTGAAACTGCACTTGGTGGCGATTGACTACTACAAGCTGTAATGAACAGGAATGCTAGCAATCCTAAAAACCAAGATTTGATGCGGTATTTACTCATTGGTAATTGGTAACTGGTGATTGGTAATTGGTAATTGAAAAGAAGCCCTATTCCCTATTACCCATTACCGATTCCTCACATCAAAACTCAAAGAAAATACTACCAACAATATTCAATGGCGCACCTGGATATACAATGTCATAGCCTTGCGCGGTTTGGTAATACTCGGTATCAAATAAGTTTTGAACGTTAATTTGCGCCCGCCAGTTGTCGCGTCGGTAAAATAAAGCGATATCTGTACGCAAGTAGCTTGGTAGTCTAAAGTTAGGAGGATCGAAAGCTACTGAACCTGGGCGATCGCCTACATAAAGCAACCCTAATCCAAATCCTAACCCTTGAAGATTACCATTTTGGATTTCGTAAGTTGTCCATAAACTTGCGGTATTTTCGGCGACATTGGCAAGCCGACTACCAACGGGTAACTCGTTATCTTCTGTCACTTCGGCATCGGTGTAAGCATACGCAGCAATGACATTCCAACCTGGTAAAATTTCACCTGCAACATTGAGTTCAATTCCCTGGCTGCGCTGTTCGCCCACCTGAATCGAAAAGTCTGGATCGTTGAGATCGGTAGTTAGCACATTAGTTTTTGTTAAATGATACGCAGCAAGTGTTGCAGAGAGATTAGTCGCTAAATCAGCTTTAATTCCTACCTCGTATTGTGTTCCGCGTTCAGGCTCAAAGGTAGAATTATCCGCAGCCCGACCAATTACAGGCAAAAATGAGCGACTAAAACTTGCATAAAGCGAAATCGGTTCGATGGGTTGATAGACAATACCAACACGCGGACTAAATGCAGTGTCTGACTGCGAGTTACTCGCGTCATCGAGAATGATCGTTTGATTTTGTTCGGTAAAGTCGAAACGTCCACCAACGAGTAGTTTTAAGTTATCGAGTAACGCGATTTGATCTTGAAGATAAAACCCTAAAGCATTGGTGCGCGTCACGGCGCTGTATCTTGGTTCAAGTTCAGTTGGAACGTCGATATCGTATACGGGGTTGAAAATATCGAGTAGTGGTAAACTGACAGCTTGTGATTTATAGCTGTCTGTAACGCGGTTTAAATCGAAACCTACGAGTAGTTGATGCTCAATTGTACCTGTGGCGAAGTTACCGATGATGTCGGTTTGGAAACCGTAGTTTTCTGTAATAGCATCATCATCTCTCAGTTCTCTAGAAATAAACTGATCGTCAATCAATCCGCCATCGAGATCGGAACGCGCCCCTCCCTGTTCAACGGAACTGATCGATAATGCATTACGTATTCGCCAATTGTCACTAAACTGATGCTCAAACGTTAATCCACCGCGATAAACTTCTGTCGCAAAGTCATCTAACTGCGGATAACCTAAAAATCGGTTAATTGGTAGTACAAATGAGCCATCGCTGAGTGTCACTATCCCGCGATCAAATACTGGATCGTCATATAAATACTCAAAATCAAATGTTAGGGAAGTGCGATCGCTAATATTCCATTGCAAAACTGGCGCGATAAACCATCTTTCGGTATTAACTTGATCGCGGAAACTTCCAGAGTTTTCATACGCCACGTTCAAGCGATACAATACGCTATTGTCATCGGTTAGTGGACCCGAAAGATCGATTGTCGGTCGATAAAAGCTAAATTGTCCAGCTTGGAGATTTACCGAAGAATACGGTGACTCTAGAGGTTGCTTGGTAACGATATTAACAATTCCTCCTGGCTGCACTTGACCGTATAACACCGAGGCGGGACCGCGTAAAATCTCAGTTTGGGCAACGTTTGCCGTTTCCGGAATTGAGTAAAAATTGCTAACTCGAAACCCGTTTCTAAATGTAATATCTTGCGAGAAACCACGGATAATTAAAGATCCGGCTCCGGTGTTGCCATAGTTACCATCTAATGTCGCACCAGCAAAATTTTGTACCGCCTCGAGCAGTCCAACTGTACCGCGATCTTCTAGCGTTTGTTCGGGAATAACCTGAATTGAAGCAGGAATATCACGCAATGGCGTCTCGATTCTCGTTGCAGTAGCAGCTTGTGAGGGGTTATAGCCTTCTTGTTCGCCAGTGACGACAATTTCAATCTCTTCATCGGCTAATGTGTCACTGCCTGGAGTCACACTGAGAGTAAACTGTGGTGTAGTGGTAACTTCAACTACTGGTGGTGCGTCTAAACCAACAATTTCTACTCGCACCAAATTCCCAACACGAGTTACACTCACAAGCGCAATGTCTTCAGTTGGGTTAACTTGCCGAAATTCTCCGCCATCAGGTAACGCTAATACCGCATTGGGAATATCGACAATCAGTGTATTATCTGCAACTGATGTTGTAGGCGAAGGTAGTTGCCCTATTGAGTCAAAAATAACTTCGATTCCAGCCGCAGTAGGATTTATGCGTATTCCTGTCACTTGCGCCGCAGCGAGATTCTGCGTTACGTATTTGGCTGCATCTGATGCGATCGCCACATCAATCCCCGCCGGAATGCTCAACGCGATCGCCATACTTGTAACTAGAATTGACAAAACTTCTTTTTTATGCATTCCTTCGCACCACATCGTAACCACAGCAAAAATCTGCCGCCTCTAGTTGCACTACTGAGGGGCTTTGCTGCGATCGCTGTCAAATTTTCAGATTAGATTGAGAAAACTTGTTAATAAGATTACAGCTAATCGAGTGCAATGTTACAACTGACACCCAACCACAAACGGATTTTTTTGAGTACCTAAACGGATCTTTTGCCTCGAATTGCATTCCTGTACAGCAGGGCGAATAAATTCGCCGCTATATAAACGAAGTCCACGGAGGTGGACTTATTTATCAAATTCTTACTTTAGTGTGCGGAGGCACACTTTGTTTGAGTAGCCCCAACTTCAGTCGTAGGGCATCTCGGTTTAGAGGTAATTTTTTTGATATGGCAGGCTACACATAAAATTTTATCAGGAGTTTCAGCTATCGTTTCCCTGTGCGATATGCTTGCGGGCTAACACCAAATCTTTGCTTGAAGGCGATCGCAAAGCGTCTAGAGTTGGTATAACCCACTTTTTGTCCTATCTCCTTAACACTCAGTTGATTGCATTCGAGAAGCGATCGCGCTTGTTCCATGCGGTAACTATGCAAATATCCAAATGCAGTTGTGCCAAATAGTTGGCGAAAACCGAGTTTCAGTTTGTAGTCATTTAAACCAACTTGTCGCGCTAAATTGACAAGTGAAGGTGGATTATCTGCATGATTGAGAAGAATATCTTTCGCGTGATAAATTCGTTCGATATCGTCTGGGTTCAAACGCTTGCAATCTGATTTAGTATTATCTGCGATCGCTTGCTCTAGTCTTAAGGCAACAAGTTCTAGAACTTTGCTTTCGAGATAGATTGCTCGTGTCAAACCTTGATAAGGACAATTGAAAATTTGATGCAACACGACTTGCATTGTGGGCGTGGTTGTATTGACTTGAAAGTAACTTTGTTGCTGCGCGATCGCCCGACTGATCGAAACTGAACGTTCCGCTAAATCGACAACGATTGAATCATAAAGCGGTTGATTGATGTGAACATCAAGCTTTAAGATCTGTTGTCCTGCTTGCCATTCTACAAAGCCTCCTGCACTCCAACCAACCTCCAAAAAGTTTTGCCCACTATAAACTTGCTCGTTTGTATTATTACCACAAATCATAAAACTAAACTCTGAGCAGTGCGACTCATTTGGTAAATTAGGGACTCGCGTGTCTACAATCAGATTTTCCTGTAGCGTATAGTTATCGATTAGAAGATTTAATCCAGGACGCAAGTCTTGCGATCGCCGATACCCTTGGCTTTGTCCTGCGGGGTCGTGTACTAGAATTTCGTAGTTTTGTGACGAGTTATCTTGCTGCTGGTTGAGGAATTCG
The nucleotide sequence above comes from Gloeocapsopsis sp. IPPAS B-1203. Encoded proteins:
- a CDS encoding iron-siderophore ABC transporter substrate-binding protein, translated to MSKYRIKSWFLGLLAFLFITACSSQSPPSAVSVASSGCRLVKHEMGETQVCGQPEKVAALSPHILDSILALGVQPAAYAETVRLNLPRFDNPATQIPHLGNRMTTQPVNLGDRQNPSLETLVQLKPDVIIGESWLHQDRYQLFSKIAPTLLFDDTKGENQHWTNDITGIAQALDREAAAKKLLAAFPQQLATAREKLAPVVAAYPRVLVISTNQLASQVSVAPDSTAGELMNAIGFEIVNPIPTTPDTWAQISLEVLPTIDTDLIFVIGWTEGLYNPEKELKQAWSQHPLLKTMKTFQENRIFFVDYQLWGSNIRGPITDELILQQLPELLLPLVGKT
- a CDS encoding AraC family transcriptional regulator, giving the protein MTLILSVPEFLNQQQDNSSQNYEILVHDPAGQSQGYRRSQDLRPGLNLLIDNYTLQENLIVDTRVPNLPNESHCSEFSFMICGNNTNEQVYSGQNFLEVGWSAGGFVEWQAGQQILKLDVHINQPLYDSIVVDLAERSVSISRAIAQQQSYFQVNTTTPTMQVVLHQIFNCPYQGLTRAIYLESKVLELVALRLEQAIADNTKSDCKRLNPDDIERIYHAKDILLNHADNPPSLVNLARQVGLNDYKLKLGFRQLFGTTAFGYLHSYRMEQARSLLECNQLSVKEIGQKVGYTNSRRFAIAFKQRFGVSPQAYRTGKR
- a CDS encoding TonB-dependent siderophore receptor; protein product: MHKKEVLSILVTSMAIALSIPAGIDVAIASDAAKYVTQNLAAAQVTGIRINPTAAGIEVIFDSIGQLPSPTTSVADNTLIVDIPNAVLALPDGGEFRQVNPTEDIALVSVTRVGNLVRVEIVGLDAPPVVEVTTTPQFTLSVTPGSDTLADEEIEIVVTGEQEGYNPSQAATATRIETPLRDIPASIQVIPEQTLEDRGTVGLLEAVQNFAGATLDGNYGNTGAGSLIIRGFSQDITFRNGFRVSNFYSIPETANVAQTEILRGPASVLYGQVQPGGIVNIVTKQPLESPYSSVNLQAGQFSFYRPTIDLSGPLTDDNSVLYRLNVAYENSGSFRDQVNTERWFIAPVLQWNISDRTSLTFDFEYLYDDPVFDRGIVTLSDGSFVLPINRFLGYPQLDDFATEVYRGGLTFEHQFSDNWRIRNALSISSVEQGGARSDLDGGLIDDQFISRELRDDDAITENYGFQTDIIGNFATGTIEHQLLVGFDLNRVTDSYKSQAVSLPLLDIFNPVYDIDVPTELEPRYSAVTRTNALGFYLQDQIALLDNLKLLVGGRFDFTEQNQTIILDDASNSQSDTAFSPRVGIVYQPIEPISLYASFSRSFLPVIGRAADNSTFEPERGTQYEVGIKADLATNLSATLAAYHLTKTNVLTTDLNDPDFSIQVGEQRSQGIELNVAGEILPGWNVIAAYAYTDAEVTEDNELPVGSRLANVAENTASLWTTYEIQNGNLQGLGFGLGLLYVGDRPGSVAFDPPNFRLPSYLRTDIALFYRRDNWRAQINVQNLFDTEYYQTAQGYDIVYPGAPLNIVGSIFFEF